In Eulemur rufifrons isolate Redbay chromosome 2, OSU_ERuf_1, whole genome shotgun sequence, the sequence CGGATGAAACAGGTGagcgtgtccctcccccagaGGCCAGGAGCAGCCGGCAGGCGGGGCCGTCTGTGCCCAGCAAGGCCCACGCAGACTGGAGGGTGGTGGGCAGCAGGAGTTCCCGGGGTCCCTGGCCACCCTGCCCTCGACATGGGGAGGGCGGCCGAGGGGCCGCAAGGAGTCTTGGGCAAGGGCGAGAGCTGCGGCTCTGGAGAGAGGCCCGGGAGGCCCAACACTTCTGCCACGTCCCTAGCAAGGCCAGCTCCCCTGTCTCACTGCCTGTCCCTCCACTTTGACGCTCTGCTCCCACCAGGAGATCCTAGAGGAGGTGGTCCGAGAACTTCACAAGGTGAAGGAGGAGATCATTGATGGTGAGTGAAGGCCCAGGGCCGGGAGAGGGACATCGCCCCGGGCtggccagggtggaggggtccgtCTAGGCCAGGCAGCCTGCGGGTTTAAGCCGGGGCCAGTACTGCACTGAAGAGACTTCATTCTTGTAATGtctagttgaggaaactgaggctcagagcagtgaCTTGCCTGAGAATACGGACCGCCCCGGTGGGCCGACACACAAATCTGGGGCCTTTCCACTTCTGCCTGGGGGCTCAGGGTGCTGATGTGTGGAGGGGGACGGTCCCAGCGTACATTCCCAAGCCAAGCCTGGTAGAAGCAACTTgaagtttttgttctttatttcgtTACCTTTTGACTTGCTGCCGCCTCCAGTCACTGGTGTTGCGGTTCGGAGGAAACTGCCATCTCCCTGGGGTGCGGGGAACCAGGGGCCACAGAACTGCCTTCTAGGCCTGAGCCTGCGTGGCCCAGGACTGAGGCGCAGGCACGGCGTGGCCCTCAGGAGCCTCTGGCTCCAGAGAGCAGGACGTGCCCCTGCGGCATCACATCCGTCCTTccggtccccccccccccccccccggagccTCTGAGGGGCTGGCTCAGATCTGCGgccagaggggaagggaaggctgGGCAAGGCGGGCTCAGCCCGCCACAGAGCCGCGACACGTGGCTGGGCAAGAGGGTCCCATGACCAGAGGGGTGGAGGCTGGTGGCAGAGGGCTGACGGGGCTGCAGTGGGGAGAGGAGGCCCAGCGGGAGCCCAGACCGACcaggcctcccctcccagccGCCACGCCCGCGTTTGAGCAGAGAGCGCTCAGTTCCTGTTTGTCCACCTGCCTGGAAGGCCTGGGCAGGGAGATAAGGCGCTAATGAATGAGCAGAGCGCAACAGCGGAGCCACAAAGGCAGACACGGAGCCAACAATTGCTGGGGACCCTCTCGGGCCAGAGCGGGGCGGACACCGGCAGGGGGGTGTGGTAGGAACCTCGAGCCCCAGCCTCAGTCTCTCCACCTGCCACAGGTGCCACCCCAGCCTGCAGCAAAGCACAGGCCACGCTGGGGGCCCTGAGAAGTGGCCCCCTGCTACTGACGGTGCCTACCCTGGCCCCGTGAGGTCTGTCCAGGGAGAGGCCTGAGCTGATGTGGAGGAAggggagcagggacaggggacACCAAAGGCTTGTGGGGGAGCGGGGGGCTAAGAGGGAGAAGGGACAGGCCCAAGTCTGGGGAGAGGTGGAGGGCATTCCTCGCCGGCAGCCTTGGGGGAGAGGAAGCTGGGAGAGGACCGAGagcagccccagcctctgccatggaggagggaggggctcagGCCAGGGGTGTCGGCAGAGCAAGTGCAGCCCACCGGGCTCCCAGGCCAGGGACTTACCGCTGCCCCCCCAGAAGCCAGATGGGCCAGAGCCCAGCCTCCACTGTCAGGGGGGGGCTCCCGGGTCCCCCAGTAGACCTGGGTGCCCATATGTCCAAGGCCTCCAAAGACCCTGCATCTCAGCATGGGCCAGCTCCTCACGCCAGGGTCCTGGTGCTCAGGGTCCCCGAGGCCCTGGGCTGGTCACTGGCCGCCACCCCGCAGCAGGGACTACTGCAGGAGAAAGGGCAGAGGAGACCCCAAACACTTTGTTATCACCCAAAGGCCTGTGCCACAGCCCTGTTGGGCCTCCAGCCTGTGCCCCCAGCTCTGAGAGCCTGGGGGGCCCCAGGAGACCGAGTGGGGAGACGGGCACCAGCCAGGTCCGTCGGGTGTGAGGTGCAGGGGCTGGGCCGGCCCCTCGCGCTGAGCCTCCCTGTGCCTGTCCCCAGCCATCAGGCAGGAGCTGAGCAGCATCAGCACCACGTAAACGGCGGCGCCGAGACGTCGAGGCCATCGGGAGGACAGCGAGGCGCCAGTCCAGCACACGCAGAGCTGCACGGAGCTTGGAAGCGCTTCATTCAAGTCTTAAcctgtgataaaatattaaaatgaggaaacaaagtTCAGTTCCAGGATTTTTTTAGATTCTGCCTGACACAGAACACCAGGTCTACTcgtcttttttgtattttatatttgcttatttaagtgtacattttttttGGGTTATAGAGAGGACACCCCCAAATCACCTGCTTCATTAGATGATTTCCAAGTTTTCTCCTAGGTGACGCTCTTAGTGCCTCAGCTGGCAATGACGGCCAGGCACGGTGTGGTGTCACCACACACAGCGGAGCCGTCTGACGCAGCTCCGTCCCCAGCAATCATGGTGTTGAAACTGTCCATGCACCGCGGTGTCTGTGTCCACACGGTAATAAACGGTTTACTGTCCACACCTTCGGGCTCCGGCTCTCACTCTCTTGCGCTGGCTCTCGGTGGCTCTTGGCAGGGTAGGCCCAGGACCATGGCGACAGGAGTCACAGGAGCAAGACAAGGTCTTCAGTGGGTGGCTGGGCGCAATCAGAACATCCAAGACCTGGGAGGGTGAGCTGGGAGGGTGAGCTGGGGCGGCTCAGGCACCTCCGGCCcgtggcctggggctgggccgAGTGTGGCTGCGGCCTTGGAACACCACAGGGACTGTGTGCATTCTGGCCAGCAGGACCCCACGACTGTCCCATTCAGGTGGAGGAATGGGACTTGGGGCCCAGCAGGTGGTGGGCAAAGGAAAGGCGGCTCTGCCTCCTGCATCCTCCAGGGTCTCTGCCCGGTGGCAGCAAGTGTAGGCCATACGCCTGCCTGAGGCACCGGCTCCCGCCTCGCGGCCTTGAGGTCCTGTGACTATTCATGCTCTGGGTTGTCCCACGTGACCTCCCACAGCCACAGAGCACTCTGTATGCCCAGCCACCCTGAGGGCCACCAGGGGAGGCGCTCACCTCCGGGGCCCTGGTCTGCTGATGACAAGGGGCCCTACCATTTCCTGGCTCCTGACACACCTCGGCTGAGTTTCCACAGCCCTGAAAGACGGGCCGTGGTCTTGCTGTCCCCTGGGAGGCGAGAGGCCAAGGCTCAGCCCTCAGGATGGCTTCCCAGGTCTGTCTGCAGCTCTGAGCCAGGTCCAGGAATCCCACAGTCTCgggactgggggggaggggggggctcGCAGGTGGCCTTCAGAGGGCCGATGCAGCCCTGGGGGCTCCCAGCCCCTGCTGACACCCTCGGACCCCAGGCCCCAGCTTGTGGGTGCGGCCCAGACGTGGCCCGCTGGCGGGTGGAGGAGCCCTCTAGGCTCAGCCATGGGAGGGGCTGGCTCTCCGGTTCCGCTGGGCCTCCGGGCGGCCCGCCCAGGATCAAAGTCCTCGCAGAACAAGCCCTGGGCTCAGGCCGCTTGCCCTCGCCATGTCAGCAGTCAGACCACTCGGAGACGCCGGTGCCTGGCACCACGCGAGGCCACTCCCAGGCCTCCTCCCAGCCTGCCCTCTCCTAGGGCAGCAGGGACAGCCCCGCCACCCCCACCTGTGGGGCAGCcaagccccagcctcagcctcccttccCTAAGCCAGGGAGGCTGCCTTCCCAGGGCTGCGGGGAGGGCCTCACTCCGGCACCCTACTGCTGCCCGCCGCCTGCCTCTGGGACACCAggacccctcaccccaccctgtcCAGCCCCCCGGCAGAAGGCAGCCTCCTCAGGTCCCAGCTGTGCCATCAGCCCTTCTGCAGAAAGGGCAGATGTGTGTCCCCGCTTCACACACGCTCCAAGGACACTGTCTGAGCCCCCACCTCTGAGGGTGGGGAGACGGACCCCGCTGTTGGGCCTGAACCCTCCCTaggctcagggaaggcttcctgcagGGGGAGGGTGGAAGGCAGAGCGAGGAGGTGGGCAGGCGCTGGGGTGGGACGGGCGGTGGTGGCTGAGGGGAGCCGGCCCCTGCAGAGCtcagccagggagggaggggcttcAGGCCACACGCAGTGACCAGGCACGCCTTCCACTGTGCACACCGCAGAGGCCACCATTCACCGTGGCAGGGCCCCCGGGGAGCACCGCCCAAGCAGCAGCCACCATCCTCCCAAGGAGCCAGAGCCAACGGGACACGACTTGGGACTGGCCGGGCTGAAGCACTGCTCGGGCCTCAGGCTCCACCCGCGAGGGCAGCCCGGCCACCACCGCCCCTCAGAACACAATCCGTGGACTATGACACACACTGGATTTAATTTAGGGCACAGGAACACCAGAGAACTCGGCTCTGTGGCAACCGTGGGCACAGAGCACCTAGGTCACAGTGGGCGGGGCAGGGCCAGAAGGGGAGGCCTGTCCCAAGGCCCACAGCAAGTCCCCATGCAGACCTGCCACTGTCACCAGGGCTGGCTGCCGATGGCAATTCCAGGGCCTGCTGGGGGACAAGAGCAGCAGCCCCACGCAGGAGTCAAACGTGGCCCAGCCAGCCCTCGGGCGCTAGGCCGTGGCAACCGGCAGGAGCAACCTGGGGCTCCCACCCCCGGGATGGGGGTCCGGCCAGGCTCACAGACGGTCCTCTGCCAGCTTGCACACCCGCTTCACCCTGGCGTAGGGCCCCAGGGAGTCCTCAAACACAAAGTCCCAGAGCACCTTCACCCATGAGTGGTGCTGCGGCAGGTGGTCGTAGTACTCGGGCGCAATCTTCCGCACCTgcgagaggaggggctggtcagGGCGTGCCTCGGCCGGGTGTCCTCTCCGCCACACGCAGGCACACACGCACTCACATGCGCACACAGCGTCCTCTCCCGGGGTGCCCATGCccgcctccctgcctgcccccgaCTCCCCAGGCTCCCTGAAGGCCGGTGCTGCCTGAAGCGGGGCCGAGGGGCCCAGGCTGAGCCAGGACCCTGTGGCAGCGGCGCCAACAGGCTCAGCTCAGGGGCCCTGCTCCAGGTGGGAGTCCAGGAGTTCACATGTGCCGCCTGCCCCGGGCCCACCCCCAACTTTCTGATCCAGGACCAgggctcccttcccctcccagcacAGCCTGGCGTCAGTCCTGCCGCTGGGCCACGGGGCCACGGGGCCACAGGCTGCTCTCGGCCTCGCCCCGCCAGGCCCTCACCCATCACACCCTCCTCTCCGCCTCAGTACCTGTCACTTCCCAAATGCCGGTCCTgcacctcctctccccagccttcACTCCTCTCCCAAGCCAGGTCCCACCTCCAGAACTGCTCCAAGCAGCTCTGCCTGCCACCAGCATGCAGCCTTGGCCCGGCAGGAtgtcctcctgcccccagggagcGTGCACCCAGGGCACAGGGCACCTGGAGCCCCGCTGCTCGGGAGGACAGCGGGGCTGAGAGACAGGGCCTGCACCTGGCGCCAGGGCCTTTCGCTTTGCTCGGGAAAAGTAAAGGCTGGTGGCTGACAGCGGGCACTCGGTGACCAGCTTGGGTCAGATCCTCACTCTGCCATTTCCTGAGCAGGTGgcgcccctctctgagcctctgcctgTCTGTGCAATGGGGGTGATGGATAACAAGGGCACCTGCCTCCTGGGCTGCAGTGAGGGTCAGGTGAGTGGCACCGGCACAGAGCAGGCTCCGGAACTGTCGGCGGGAAAGGAGGGGCAGGCACACGGGCTGTCAGACTCCAAGATCACATGGGCCAGggcacacgcatgtgcacacaaaCACCTGTACAGCCAGACAAGCACTCACAGGTAGCCACATGCACAAACACCTGCACTCACGCACAATCCCAGGACAGACGCGCTCACAGACTCGCACACTCGGGCACCCAAACATGCTTCCCACCCCGCCCTTGCGCAGGACACTTCAGCTCTTTCTAAGCAGCCAGTTGCCATCAAGGTGTCAGATGGGGACCAGCCGAGGGGCTCCTCCCCCCCCTTCCTCCCATCTCGTTCAGAAATTCTCCAACTCCAGGTCTCCCAAGGCAGAGCCAATGCCAGAGGCTCCTGCCCCCTGGCAGCTCAGGCCCAACCCCTTGGTTTGCAaaggcccagccccaccctgtcCACACTGGCCAAGTCTGAGCTAGGAGGGGGCCCCTGGAAGGTCACAGGGCAGTGACAATAAGTGAGCAGGCACAGGGAGTctagaggcaggaaggagggtgcTTCACATGCAGTATCACCAACCCACTTTGCAGAAacggaagctgaggcacagagagggcaagcagcttgcccaaggacacacagccagtAAACAGCAGGGTGGGTTCAGGCAGGTTTCCACTGAACCAAGCAGCCCACACTACACGTGCCTCTCGAAACCAGCTGGGGAGTCACCTGTGCTGTGTGGCCTTTCCTAATGCCTTGGGGACCACAGTGGGAGTGGCCATCCCATGACCAGCACAAAAAGGAAAAGGTAGCCCAAACTTGGCCCAGGGCCCTCCCCGGGCCCCCCCACTTCCTGTGACACGCTCAGCCCCGCCGGTCCCCAGCCACATACCAGGGGCAGGTTGCAGCCCGGGATGCTAGGGAAGTCGTGGTGCTCCACGTGGTAGCCCACGTTGAAGGTGATCCAGTTGAGGGGCCCGTAGTAGGAGTAGGTCTCGTGGCCCTTGAGGAACATGTAGTGCTCGGCCACAAAGTGGCCCGAGATGGGgtgcaggcccaggcccaggaaaGAGCTGGCCAGCAGGTAGGCCACGGGTTTGAGCCCCCACAGGGCAAAGATGGTGGCATCAGCTGCCAGCTGCACCAGGGTGTTGAGCACCTCCATGCGGGTCACGGCCTTGGGGTTCACGCAGAGCGGTCGCAGCGAGTAGAAGAAGGGCTGGAGCGCCAGCCAGAGCAGCTTGCGTGCCGGCGTGCAGAAGAGCCAGCCCTCGAGGCGCGTGGGCACGTCCACGTCCAGCCCGTCGCCACCTAGGTAGCGGTGGTGGTCCACGTGGTACTTCTTGAAGGAGGCGGCGTAGGGCACGCCCACGGGCAGGTTGGCAAAGATGGCAAACCAGCGGTTGTGGGCGGCGCAGCCTGTGCCGAAGGCAGCGTTGTGCGAGATGTCGTGGATGGCCAGCGTCAGGGAGTGGTTCACGCAGCCGCCGAAGACGTAGGCCCAGAAGAGCAGCCAGCGCCAGGCCAGCCCCCGCACCAGCCAGCAGGCCAGCAGCTGCGCCAGCACCAGCCCCAGCACCGTCCACTTGAGGTGCGGGTCCGGCCGCATCAGGGCCTTGATGGCCGGGTACTTGGCTGCAGGTAAGACAAGGGGGGACATCTGAGGCGTGGGCCACCACACGCGCTGCCcgccctgccccttccctgccttccctccacccttccctccctccctccccctacctGTCCTTGAAGCGCCCGGGTGGTGGCATGGCGACATGCAGCCCCGACCCAGCACCCTCTGCCCACCCTCAGAACctcggagggagggagggacggcgTCACTGAGACCCAGCCCTGCCTTTGTGCTTCGGAGCCTTGGACGTGCAcacccacctccccaccacctgggaggctctggggagaCTTGCCAGAGTGGAGGGACTTGCCACCAGCCTGAATAAAGATCAGCTGTCAACACGGGTCACAGAAACGTAATGGCAGAAATCAAAGCAGCCACAGAGCTACGGCCACCCGGCCCCTGGCGTGCCCAGGCCAGCTGCGCACCCGTGCCGTGCGCCACTGGGCTTAGACACAGCCCAAGAGCGACAGTGTAGCCCGCACAGCCCCAACCCAAAGGGTTCCGGAGGGCCGGGCATCGGGGGCTGGGAACGGGACCACTGAGGGCTCCGGCTTGGTCTCAAGAGTTTCAGTTCTTAAAACAAGCAAGAACTGAGGGAAACAAGGTGTTGGATGCACTCATTTCACGTGGGACGTGTTTGTTATAGTAtcttgtacttttctgtattttgttttacaaaaaaggaaaaaacagcaaGAGTGGGAGTTGGCCGAGCAGGGGAGGGCCAGGAAAGAGCGGCCGGCCTGCAGGGAAATGCAGGAGCAGCAGGGTGGGGGACACCCAGGCCCCTGGGGCAGGCAGGCCTGGGCGGCCGGCAAGATGGCTGTGCCTTCCAGAAACCTGGGGCTGTTCGGCAGGAGGGGCTGGCCGGCTGGAGGCAGAAGGTGGGTAAGGAGGCTGCACAGGAGGGACAGGGCGGGGGAGTCACCACACACCCCAGGTGACAGACACCCCCAGGTCTGCTCTGTCCCCGGGCTCCCCAGGCAAGGGCCAACAGACCCTCAGAGATGCAGCCATTGCTGTCACGCACAGGTGCGGAAACTGAGTCAGAAGGGCGGCGGCTTGCCCCAGGGCACCCCAGGTCAGTCAGCACTGGCCTCTCGGGTCCCCGCACCACCAGCAtccactccaccccacccagcGAACAAGCGGGCGGCCTAGGCGCCCCTCATCAGGGCTGGCTGTGAAGAGGGTTCCCCAGGACGGTAGAGAGGCTGGGGACCCCGCCTGGAGTCGGCCAGGCCAAGGCAGAATCCGCCCCAGCTCTGTCCGAGTGATCCAGGAAGTGGTCCTGCAGCCAGGGTCCTCCTGACAGCCGACAGGCGAGGGGACCGCGGCTCGGGTGACACGGGGGTCAGGGATCCCCACACCTGAGGGCATGTCCCCGGCCTCCAGATCCCATTTGGTCACCAGCCTACAGGGTACAGTTACGTCTCTCCAGTGACTGGAGACGACAAAACACCATGTCTGAGAGAAACAGGACAGCGCGGGACTCTGCCCCAGGCGGGGAGACTCAGGCCTGAGACCCTCCCGCCCAGCTGGGGACCCCattcctgccctctctgggctcagcGTCCCCGGTAAGAGGTCTCGCTCCCACTCAACCACACTGGTCCCCCCCCCAGTGCCACAGCCCACGTATGCTGGGAGATGCTGGGAAGAAGTCGGTGCCCACGTCCTATAACCCCAGGCCCACCTGCCCAGGAAGCCGACAGGGTCCCTGCGGCCAGAATCCCGGCGGCCCGCGCTGGGCCCTGCTGCCGGCTCACTGGAGCTGCCAAGCCCTGCCAAGCCCTGCCTCACCTCACAGCCACACGTTCCCGGCCCCAGACCAAGTGCGCAGCAGCCCCGAGGACACCCTCCAGGTGGCCCAATGTGCTGTCCCTACCTCTCAGGGCCCATGCTGCATGTGACCCCGGAGCAGCTGGcgggggtgggcagagctgggacaccCCACCGCCCAGGCCCCCGACTCCATCCGCCTCAGGCCTAGCACGGTGTCACTAGCCTGGGACGAGCTGCATACAACGTGCAATCTCCCGGGCCCTCTGACCCCAGAGGCGACCTCCCTGGGAGCCAGCCAAGGAAATGACCCAGTTAGATCCACAAGATGACAGCCCCAGCACATGTGTAAGCAGAGCTTTGGCGACAGCACGGAAACCCAGCAACAGGTAACAAACCTCAGCCCCGCTCAACAGGGGCCCGGGGGTCCAGAGCCCAtggggggatgggaggaagcAGAGTTCAGAGCAAGGTTCAAGTGCAGGCCAGCccgggttcaaattccagctcccaATAAGGGCTTCGTATCCagaacaactcaacaacaaaaagacaaaccacCCAaataaaacatgggcaaaggatgtgaatagacATCTCTCCAAAGACGACATCTACCTGGCCAGCAAGCACACAAAAAGTTGCTCAACGTcgttagtcatcagggaaatgcaaatcaaaaccacagtgaggtacaGACACCACTTCACGCTAGGATGGTGCTATGGCTTGAGtgtcccttccaaaactcatgttgcaATTTAAGCCCCAGTGTGGCAGGGCTGAGAGGTggggcttttaagaggtgattgagtCAAGAGGTCTCTGCGGTCAAGAACGTATTAACCCATTCACGGATCAGTTATCATGGAGGGCAACTGCCGGCTTTGTACAAGAGGGAGAGCGGAGCTGGCATGTCGGCCCGGGCAGCGTCCTCC encodes:
- the DEGS2 gene encoding sphingolipid delta(4)-desaturase/C4-monooxygenase DES2 isoform X1, with the translated sequence MGNSAGRSDFEWVYTDQPHTQRRKEMLAKYPAIKALMRPDPHLKWTVLGLVLAQLLACWLVRGLAWRWLLFWAYVFGGCVNHSLTLAIHDISHNAAFGTGCAAHNRWFAIFANLPVGVPYAASFKKYHVDHHRYLGGDGLDVDVPTRLEGWLFCTPARKLLWLALQPFFYSLRPLCVNPKAVTRMEVLNTLVQLAADATIFALWGLKPVAYLLASSFLGLGLHPISGHFVAEHYMFLKGHETYSYYGPLNWITFNVGYHVEHHDFPSIPGCNLPLVRKIAPEYYDHLPQHHSWVKVLWDFVFEDSLGPYARVKRVCKLAEDRL
- the DEGS2 gene encoding sphingolipid delta(4)-desaturase/C4-monooxygenase DES2 isoform X2; this translates as MRPDPHLKWTVLGLVLAQLLACWLVRGLAWRWLLFWAYVFGGCVNHSLTLAIHDISHNAAFGTGCAAHNRWFAIFANLPVGVPYAASFKKYHVDHHRYLGGDGLDVDVPTRLEGWLFCTPARKLLWLALQPFFYSLRPLCVNPKAVTRMEVLNTLVQLAADATIFALWGLKPVAYLLASSFLGLGLHPISGHFVAEHYMFLKGHETYSYYGPLNWITFNVGYHVEHHDFPSIPGCNLPLVRKIAPEYYDHLPQHHSWVKVLWDFVFEDSLGPYARVKRVCKLAEDRL